TATATATCAAACCCGAAAGCAGACTTTTTATCTTCAAGCTTTAAAACAACAGTGGCGATATAATCCTCTTTTACATAAAGCTTATACTCTGATTTATTTTGTCCTGAAGTTAGTTCTTTTACCGCAACAGGGAGGTCTGTTTTAATCTTATCATATAAACTTTTTGTACATGCTTCGCCAGATTCAAAGCTCCCGGGAATTACGATATATTTATCAATAAATGAATAATTGTCGGTTACCGATGCTTTATATAATTGATCAATAAAATTATTAAGAATATTCTCCGGTCTTGTTTTTTCATAATCCAACAGAAAGCTATTAAAAGTTAATAATGCTATAAAGATAACTGCTATTGAAGACAAAGTTATAACTGAATATATTAATCTGAATTTATTTGATTTTTTACGTTGCTTTTTAATATCTCTAATTGGTTTTAAGTGTGAATTCCGGCGTTTATAGCTGTTATTATTCATTTTTAAACCTGCTATGATTATTATTTTTTTACTAAGAAGGTAGTCGCAATTTTTCTCGGCTTGTATAATGAGGCCGGTGTTGTTATGATTTTTGAATCATATATCATCATAGAAGATTGACCTCCGTCAAGATTTGCCGCATTAACCGCTCCGTATTCAAGCATTATTCTCATTATATCTTCATAATTAGCGCCGACACTATTCGCTTGCCTGCCATCAATCACCAACATCAAAATTGCTCCGTCTAATCGTTGACCTATTGCTGATCTCGGATTAAGACCGCTTCCATAACCTTCAACACGTCTTGGTACACCGTTTACAATCAATGTCGGACCGAAATTTAGGCAGTCGCGCATACCTAAATCAAGAGCTTGCTTGGCTGTCATTGTGCCGACAATTAAAATATTTTCATCGGTGATACCCACGAGATCAAATTTCTCATTTTCGAATCCTTCAGTTATATATTTTATTTTTCCATCTTTAATTACAATTCCTGCGCTGTTGTTTATACCGGTCGGAATATCTCCGTCAAGACTAGAGACCTTTCCCGGATCATAAAAACCACCTCCGTTTATTCCTGCCAATGAGTTTGTTTCTTTTACCATATTAAGAACAGTTTCTCCGCCCAGTCCTTTTCCATATTCAGCAGGAGTGCCAATAAAAACCCTTGAAGGATCTTTTATGGCAAGCAGTTTTCCATGATATGTTTTACCGTATATATCTAAAATACATATACCTTGATTATTGTAATTAAATTTAAAATCATCTGTTTGAGGATTTGTTTCTCCCGTTTCATCAGAGCCTGATTCGTCCGGCTTTTCTGAACCAATTGATATATTGATTATCGATGGATCTGTGACATCTTTATTATCACTTATCTTATTCTTCATAACTATTTCTTTTATTGTACTTGCCGGCAAAAATGACGTTGCTAAAAAATCAGCAGCCGACGTTTCCAGCATCGACAGCACAAAGGTATCTCTCATTGATTTTGACGGTCCGTAAAGAATCATCATCAATACAGAAAATGCCGTTCCTAAGGTCAATATTAAAAAAGTGCAAACACAAATTATAATCCTGTTTATAACAAGAATAAACTTGTGTTTTCTGCTTTTTACATTAATTTTTGAATTGGATTTATTTTTATTTATGATCATAGCCATTTCCGATTGATTAAAATAATATTTTGGTAATACTAGCAACCATAATGATATTGTAATGCAAAATTGTTAATAATTCTACATTAAATATTGATAAATATAAATTTTCTGTTTATCAATCTCATCAAGTAATACTTTCAATTATACAAAATTTGCATTTTGTATAATTATATGCTTTACAATAAAGCAAGAAAACTCTTCTCTTATAATCCTACAGCTATAATGCTGCCATAATCATAAAGCGGATCCGAAGACAGCGATATTGGATTAACACCGTGATTTTTACAAAAGCTATATATTTTATCAAATTCAGGATGTTTATCGATATCTCCGCAAAAAGCTATGATTTCTTTTGAAATTTTTCCAGATGCTCCTCCTATAAATCCATAATCATATCCATCGAGTTTCACAGAATGAGATTCAAGCTTAAGACAATCAATACTGTTATTTCTGCATGCTATGAAAATACCTTCATCTTCGGTTATCAACGCATTGTTAGTTATTACGCAGGCATTACATTTTGTATATCCCTGTGAAACTCTGATTATATTCTTACTGTCATATATATTCATTATTTTTTTATCAATTGTTAAAGGATTACATAAAAGCTTTTCACCGATCTCTACACCATTTAAAAGGACATCGCATGGATATTTATATGTATGATTCTCAAACAGCACGGTTTCTATTGCTTTTCCTGAATAATTTATACAATCGGTTATACCTAATTTATCAAAACTAAGCTTATTATTATATTCAACAAAAATAAATTTTAATGAATTAAAATAAAGCATATCAGGATGTCCTGAAACAGCATTGTCAAAATTAAAATTCGGAACAGTTTTTATGCATTCTGCTCCCAAAAGTCTCAGATTATATATTATTTCATCTGTTATTCTATAATCAACAATCAATAAATTTGAATAATTTATTGATTTAATACGATTCAGCTCAGAATTCATTATTATTAGGTCCTATTATTATTTCAAATTTTATATTTCAATTACTGTTTTGTTAAACGTGAATTTAATATGCAGTAAAGTCGAATTTTATATATGCAAATATATTGAAAGGATGTATAACGATGCTTATCTCTTCCCTGCTGAGCTGTAATAAGGATTGTAAGTATCAATCGGACGGTTTTTGTACAGCATACAGATATCAGAACGATCGAACGATCAATGAATTGAGCTCAGAAATATTCGGCATAACAGGACTTGAACAGTGTAAATATTACAAAAGGAAAATGCAAAATAATAAATCCGACAGCAAGACAGAGTTTTATATATGAATACAATGCTGGGTGATATAGTTTTTTATTCCCGACTCATGCTAATGAAAGGTATATATGGAATGAATAATAACGAGTATAAAAAATACAGTAAGCATCATGCAAAAAAATCAAAATTCATTAAGGATTTTTTACTTGCATACTTTTGCGGCGGAATAATCTGTATGATTGGACAAGGTTTTTATGATCTATATATATATTTAGGATTAAATGAAAAAAGCGTAAAAATGCTGGTGCCTTCAACACTTGTTTTTTTTGCATGTCTTTTAACCGGAATTGGAATTTTTGATAAAATAGCTAAATACTGCGGCGCCGGAACCTTAGTGCCGATTACCGGATTTGCCAATGCAATGATTGCTCCCGCTATGGATTATAAAACCGAAGGACTTATTCTTGGCGTAGGAGCAAAAATGTTTACTGTCGCAGGTCCGGTAATTGTTTTCGGAACATTATCATCCTGTATATATGGTATTTTATTATTTATTGTAAAAGCGGTGAGCATAAAATGAGAAAAGTATTTGTTTTTACGAAAAAGCCCAAAATAATATCTGTTTCATCTGTTGTAGGAAAAAAGGAAAAGGATGGTCCTTTAGGGTCGTTATTTGATTTTTCATATGCGGATACTAAAGCTTCTCAGAAGACATGGGAAAAAGCTGAAAGCGAATTTGTTAAAAAAGCTTTTGAAATAGCATTATCCAAAGCAAGTTTGAAAAATGACGATGTTGATACTGTTTTCTGCGGTGATCTCATAAATCAATGCACAGTAAGCACATATGGATTGATTGACAGACAAATACCGTATTTCGGTATTTACGGAGCATGTTCTACTTTCGCGGAAGGTCTTATATTATCAGGTAATGCAGTCGAATCAGGCTTTTCGGAAATCAGCGCGTCTGCTACTTCGTCTCATTTTTGTACTGCGGAAAGACAATATCGCTTCCCTATCGAATATGGATGTCAGAGAACCCCGACATCTCAGAATACGGTCACGGCAGCAGGAGCAGTTATTATTTCATCAAAACATGAGTCAAATATATATTTAAACGAAGCGTTATGCGGAATACCGATTCAAAAAGGGATTACTGACATCAATAATATGGGAGCCGCAATGGCTCCTGCAGCGGCTGATACTATAATAAGGTATTTTAAACTAAGCGGGAATAATCCTAGAAATTTTGATATCATTGCGACAGGAGATTTGGGAGAAGAAGGACATTCAATATTACTTGAAATATTATCCCGTGAAGGTGTAGAAATAGGCAGTAATTTTACTGATTGCGGAAAACTCATTTATGATATTAAAAAACAAGATATGCACGCCGGGGGTTCAGGGTGCGGATGCTCTGCAGCTGTTACAAACGCATATTTTTATAAGCTTCTTATAGAAAATAAAATAAAAGATTTATTGATAATAGGAACCGGAGCTCTTTTGAGCCCGCTCTCATCTCTGCAAGGGATGGAGACACCCGGTATAGCGCATTTGATTAGAATTACCAGGGAGACTTAAATTATGATGTATTTAAATGTTTTTCTTATAGGTGGTATGCTTTGCGGAATCGCACAGCTTCTCATTGATTTTACAGGGATTACTCCGGCTCGTATATTAACCGGATATGTATGCGGAGGCGTTCTCCTTACAGCGATAGGTTTTTATGAGCCTCTTGTTAAGTTTGCCGGATGCGGTGCAACTGTGCCTCTTACAGGTTTTGGCTATTCTCTTGCCAACGGTGTTAAAGATGCAGTAGAAGAATTCGGATTGTTAGGGGTTATTTCGGGTGGCCTTTCCGGCACTGCTGCCGGAATTGGCGCGGCTATAATATTCGGTTTTACAATTGCTATGCTTTTTAACAGTAAGCCTTTATGAGCCATCAAGTATTCTGCATTTATATTATATTACAGATTTTATGAATTCTCAAGAGTTTTGTGTATATCAAAGCATTTTCTTTAAGTGTTAATAACGTTAATAATAGAAAAAGCGCTCCGTATTATATTAAAACAGCAATTAAATAATCCTTTTTAATAGAAATTATTTTTGATGTGATAATAATTTATACGGAACGCATCAATTTATAAATTTATTCTAATCAATATTTATATTTTTTTCTTTGATACAGTTATAGCCACCGCTAATGAAATAACTGTTGTCATGACAAAAATAATCATTGAATCTCCTGTTGAAGGCGATGTAGTATCTTCTTCTTTTTCTGTTTCTGTTTCTGTCGGTTCTGCAGGAAGCGTTATTATATCACCAACAGAGAAAAAGCCATATGTATCAGGTGACCAAAGACTGAAATTCGTAGCGGTGTTTTGAAGTACGATATTGTTTTGATTTCCTGAACCGTTTTGGTAAATATCTGTGATCATTAAAGCAAGGGCGATTTTGTTTTCGTTTTTACTGCTGATCAAGGAACGAGGAGCTCTGAATTCTGTGTTGTATCCTTCTGATACCTTAATAGCTTTTCCTGCAAAATCAGCATCTTTAGTATTATCACTTCCGCTTATAACGCTGTCACTGTTTATACGGTACTGGAATAAACCTGAACTATCCGGATTAAATAAATACTCACAGCAGTCAAAATCCCACTCATTGCCTGTTTTTGAAAGACAGTCCGTTTTATCTGATACTTCTATAAAGATATAAAGATATTTTTCGCTGCAGATAAAATAAGCTTTACCTTGAACATCAAGCTTCCCGCCGAGAATTCTGTTAATATCAAGCTTTATTCCATATTGATCATAAAATGCATCTTTGACGCCATCAACTTCAATTTCCTTTGGAAGAACCGAGAGCTTGCCAAAATCATCTGCTCCTAAAGCACTAATAGGCAAGCAAAGACAGAGAATCAAAATAGAAAGAATTGCGGTTAATAAAAGCTTTTTCATTACAATACCACCTTAAATATATTGTGATTTGAACATCTAACCTTATTATATCATATCATAAATACATTGTCAACAATATTTTAATATATTTATTGTATATTATTCATATTGCGTTTACTTTCTATATTATAGACGATGTATAATATTGATCTTATAAAAAGTAAATCGTTAACAATTAATGTGTTTACAAATTGCATTTGGTGTTGTATAATATATATGAGTATTTAAGAATCTCCGGAGGATAAACCCTTGGTTTTAATTTTGGAACAGGCAAATCAACTGGCTCGTGATCTTAAAAAAGATATAACAGAGCTTGGAAATGCAATACAAATAGAAAAGCTGAAAAATGAATTATCTACACTTGAAGAACAGACACAACAATCGGACTTTTGGCTTGACTCCAACCGTTCTCAGACAATTATGGCCGTTCTTAAAGACAAAAAATCCGTATATGACTCATACATTGAACTATGTGAGTTGATGAAATCGACCGAAGAACTTATTGAGCTGGCTTCGGACACCGATGACGATTCATTAAGCGCCGATATCATGGCTGATGTAAAACGGATGCAGAATATGTATGAGCATCAGCGTACCCGGCTTTTGCTTTCCGGTGAATATGACAAACTCAACGCAATTCTTTCTATTCATCCGGGTGCGGGCGGCACAGAAGCACAGGATTGGGCTGAGATGCTTTACAGAATGTATATGCGTTTTGCTGAACGTGATGGATTCAAATTTAAAATGCTGGATTATCTTGACGGCGATGAAGCAGGCATTAAAAGCGCCACCTTCTCTGTCGAAGGTGAATATGCATATGGTTATTTAAAAGGTGAAGCCGGTGTTCATAGGCTTGTTCGTGTATCTCCATTTGACGCTTCCGGCAGAAGGCATACTTCATTTGCTTCTGTAGAAGTTACGCCTGAATTTACAGATGCATTAAAGATTGAAATTCGAGATGAAGACTTGAAAATTGAGGCCCACCGTGCCAGCGGAGCCGGCGGTCAGCATATCAATAAAACCGATTCTGCCATTAGAATTATACACATACCTTCTGGTATTGTAGTTGGCTGTCAAAATGAGAGAAGCCAGCTTCAAAATAAGGAAGTAGCTATGAAAATGTTAAAATCAAAGCTGCTTGAAATCAAAAAACGCGAAAATTATGAAAAAATTGAAGACATTAAGGGTGTAAAACTCAATATTGAGTGGGGGGCGCAGATCAGATCCTATGTCTTTATGCCATATACTCTTGTTAAAGATCACAGGACAAATTATGAAGACGGCGATATAAATAAAATCATGGACG
This sequence is a window from Oscillospiraceae bacterium. Protein-coding genes within it:
- a CDS encoding sugar-binding protein, producing MKKLLLTAILSILILCLCLPISALGADDFGKLSVLPKEIEVDGVKDAFYDQYGIKLDINRILGGKLDVQGKAYFICSEKYLYIFIEVSDKTDCLSKTGNEWDFDCCEYLFNPDSSGLFQYRINSDSVISGSDNTKDADFAGKAIKVSEGYNTEFRAPRSLISSKNENKIALALMITDIYQNGSGNQNNIVLQNTATNFSLWSPDTYGFFSVGDIITLPAEPTETETEKEEDTTSPSTGDSMIIFVMTTVISLAVAITVSKKKI
- a CDS encoding stage V sporulation protein AD; the encoded protein is MRKVFVFTKKPKIISVSSVVGKKEKDGPLGSLFDFSYADTKASQKTWEKAESEFVKKAFEIALSKASLKNDDVDTVFCGDLINQCTVSTYGLIDRQIPYFGIYGACSTFAEGLILSGNAVESGFSEISASATSSHFCTAERQYRFPIEYGCQRTPTSQNTVTAAGAVIISSKHESNIYLNEALCGIPIQKGITDINNMGAAMAPAAADTIIRYFKLSGNNPRNFDIIATGDLGEEGHSILLEILSREGVEIGSNFTDCGKLIYDIKKQDMHAGGSGCGCSAAVTNAYFYKLLIENKIKDLLIIGTGALLSPLSSLQGMETPGIAHLIRITRET
- the spoVAC gene encoding stage V sporulation protein AC, producing the protein MNNNEYKKYSKHHAKKSKFIKDFLLAYFCGGIICMIGQGFYDLYIYLGLNEKSVKMLVPSTLVFFACLLTGIGIFDKIAKYCGAGTLVPITGFANAMIAPAMDYKTEGLILGVGAKMFTVAGPVIVFGTLSSCIYGILLFIVKAVSIK
- a CDS encoding SpoVA/SpoVAEb family sporulation membrane protein, which gives rise to MMYLNVFLIGGMLCGIAQLLIDFTGITPARILTGYVCGGVLLTAIGFYEPLVKFAGCGATVPLTGFGYSLANGVKDAVEEFGLLGVISGGLSGTAAGIGAAIIFGFTIAMLFNSKPL
- the prfB gene encoding peptide chain release factor 2, whose amino-acid sequence is MLEQANQLARDLKKDITELGNAIQIEKLKNELSTLEEQTQQSDFWLDSNRSQTIMAVLKDKKSVYDSYIELCELMKSTEELIELASDTDDDSLSADIMADVKRMQNMYEHQRTRLLLSGEYDKLNAILSIHPGAGGTEAQDWAEMLYRMYMRFAERDGFKFKMLDYLDGDEAGIKSATFSVEGEYAYGYLKGEAGVHRLVRVSPFDASGRRHTSFASVEVTPEFTDALKIEIRDEDLKIEAHRASGAGGQHINKTDSAIRIIHIPSGIVVGCQNERSQLQNKEVAMKMLKSKLLEIKKRENYEKIEDIKGVKLNIEWGAQIRSYVFMPYTLVKDHRTNYEDGDINKIMDGDLDGFINAYLKHNTETN
- a CDS encoding phosphodiester glycosidase family protein; the encoded protein is MMILYGPSKSMRDTFVLSMLETSAADFLATSFLPASTIKEIVMKNKISDNKDVTDPSIINISIGSEKPDESGSDETGETNPQTDDFKFNYNNQGICILDIYGKTYHGKLLAIKDPSRVFIGTPAEYGKGLGGETVLNMVKETNSLAGINGGGFYDPGKVSSLDGDIPTGINNSAGIVIKDGKIKYITEGFENEKFDLVGITDENILIVGTMTAKQALDLGMRDCLNFGPTLIVNGVPRRVEGYGSGLNPRSAIGQRLDGAILMLVIDGRQANSVGANYEDIMRIMLEYGAVNAANLDGGQSSMMIYDSKIITTPASLYKPRKIATTFLVKK